From the Gasterosteus aculeatus chromosome 13, fGasAcu3.hap1.1, whole genome shotgun sequence genome, one window contains:
- the susd1 gene encoding sushi domain-containing protein 1 isoform X9 produces MDGRNRAMIAALLLCVLAEFPAKGHILDVCATCHADATCDDKPDGPGKVCNCKYGFVGNGRTFCQDKDECQIGASKICGQHTTCHNTYGSYYCTCLAGFSPSNNLTVFIPNDGTHCQDDDECRIAGVCGEGARCRNLEGSFDCSCQLGYQVHNGLEPFNPHSDNASCRVVDCGKLATVEDTVLLSVTGTTYSSVATFVCEDGFIWRSGGNSSVCGADGVWKGPNMVCEDDDECRIAGVCGEGARCRNLEGSFDCSCQLGYQVHNGLEPFNPHSDNASCRVVDCGKLATVEDTVLLSVTGTTYSSVATFVCEDGFIWRSGGNSSVCGADGVWKGPNMVCEEVDCGPPPPLPHSHAVWSQSSRMGTEVVYQCNSGFHNVGTGDVSTCTSAGQWEGPSMLCQEIVCGSPPIIESTEQVWDGHSTPGSTVLYVCKEGFYYKDGLNISMCNENGQWTPPTLTCQDILCGDPPVLPHTGHIWNGSSSPGSVVTYYCKIGFYPSDGNNMSLCSINGYWTKTNFSCKEVDCGVPPPIPNSVPLWDDISTLGSQVVYECNSGYRRVGKGNISVCTASGDWDGASLLCQEISCGPPLTLPHTNLRWDGTSRPGGVVLYECRDGFYQMSGNNISTCLLSGQWEEVSVKCKAKCGPAPFPPKSEVMWHNRSIVIHRCVDGYHSWRGSHISVCGSSGVWQTATLRCRETKPPVNHLSVLNEKCLRWRAAKYEEDKEVYQVTYEGSREYQRSFHDRGKQRLSSTADQLELCLNLLPVTNYSISITALSSRFTATISTNTSLTVPPAPVVYYSEFETPVPTLRLRRSPDTLDPISLYQVFVLPVEGIVMFDCSSPASSDISRKIKSSAEYITAQIDVGHLGREMNFTVGDGLYYGGFFNAPLQNGRNYYVIVRAVSQWKSALKSVCVLWAKVRGTSYVLRVSSLSAAASVGLVAVVILGGYCFTWCERWFFKRTRHS; encoded by the exons AGATCTGTGGGCAGCACACCACCTGCCACAACACCTATGGCAGCTACTACTGTACCTGCTTGGCCGGCTTCAGCCCATCTAACAACCTGACCGTCTTCATCCCAAATGATGGAACCCACTGCCAGG ACGATGACGAGTGCAGGATCGCGGGCGTGTGTGGAGAAGGCGCTCGATGCAGGAACCTCGAGGGCAGTTTTGACTGCAGCTGCCAGCTGGGATATCAAGTCCACAACGGACTGGAGCCCTTCAACCCTCACAGCGACAACGCTTCCTGTCGAG TGGTCGACTGCGGCAAGCTGGCCACAGTGGAGGACACGGTGCTGCTGTCAGTCACAGGCACCACTTACAGCAGCGTGGCCACGTTTGTCTGTGAGGACGGCTTTATCTGGAGGAGCGGCGGCAACAGCTCTGTGTGCGGAGCTGATGGTGTGTGGAAAGGCCCCAACATGGTCTGTGAAG ACGATGACGAGTGCAGGATCGCGGGCGTGTGTGGAGAAGGCGCTCGATGCAGGAACCTCGAGGGCAGTTTTGACTGCAGCTGCCAGCTGGGATATCAAGTCCACAACGGACTGGAGCCCTTCAACCCTCACAGCGACAACGCTTCCTGTCGAG TGGTCGACTGCGGCAAGCTGGCCACAGTGGAGGACACGGTGCTGCTGTCAGTCACAGGCACCACTTACAGCAGCGTGGCCACGTTTGTCTGTGAGGACGGCTTTATCTGGAGGAGCGGCGGCAACAGCTCTGTGTGCGGAGCTGATGGTGTGTGGAAAGGCCCCAACATGGTCTGTGAAG AGGTCGACTGcggccctccccctcccctccctcactcccaCGCCGTGTGGAGCCAGAGCTCCAGAATGGGCACCGAGGTGGTTTATCAGTGTAACTCTGGATTTCATAATGTTGGAACGGGCGATGTGTCCACCTGTACTTCTGCTGGACAGTGGGAGGGACCGTCCATGCTCTGTCAAG aGATTGTGTGTGGAAGTCCTCCAATAATTGAATCCACCGAGCAGGTGTGGGACGGACACTCAACCCCTGGCAGCACTGTGCTCTATGTTTGTAAAGAGGGCTTTTATTACAAGGACGGACTTAATATATCGATGTGTAATGAAAACGGTCAGTGGACCCCACCAACTCTGACGTGTCAAG ACATATTGTGTGGGGATCCACCTGTACTGCCTCACACTGGACACATATGGAATGGCAGCTCCAGCCCTGGAAGCGTAGTGACTTACTACTGTAAAATAGGGTTTTATCCCAGTGATGGAAATAACATGTCATTGTGCTCAATAAATGGTTActggacaaaaacaaacttctcatgcaaag AAGTTGACTGCGGTGTGCCCCCACCCATCCCAAATTCTGTCCCGCTGTGGGATGACATCTCCACATTGGGCTCTCAGGTTGTTTATGAGTGTAACTCTGGATATCGCCGTGTTGGAAAAGGAAATATATCCGTTTGTACTGCCAGTGGAGATTGGGACGGAGCCTCTCTGCTCTGTCAAG AAATAAGCTGTGGCCCGCCACTAACCCTCCCCCATACTAACCTTCGTTGGGACGGCACCAGTAGGCCGGGAGGTGTGGTGCTGTATGAGTGCAGGGATGGATTTTACCAGATGAGTGGAAACAATATTTCAACATGTTTACTATCGGGACAGTGGGAGGAAGTATCTGTAAAGTGCAAAG CTAAATGTGGCCCGGCTCCCTTCCCTCCCAAATCAGAGGTGATGTGGCATAACAGAAGCATTGTGATCCACCGCTGTGTGGACGGGTACCACAGCTGGAGGGGCAGCCACATCTCTGTGTGCGGCAGCTCTGGGGTGTGGCAGACAGCTACGCTGAGATGCAGAG AAACAaagccacctgtcaatcacctaTCTGTCCTCAATGAAAAATGTCTGCGTTGGAGAGCAGCGAAGTATGAGGAGGACAAAGAAGTGTACCAG GTGACATACGAAGGATCCAGAGAGTACCAGAGGTCCTTTCATGACAGAGGGAAGCAGCGTCTGAGCTCTACGGCCGACCAGCTGGAGCTCTGTCTGAACCTGCTCCCAGTCACAAACTACAGCATCTCCATCACTGCGCTGTCCTCCAGATTCACTGCCACCATCTCCACTAACACCAGTTTAACAG TGCCTCCAGCACCAGTGGTCTACTACAGTGAGTTTGAGACCCCCGTACCGACTTTGAGGCTACGCAGATCACCCGACACACTGGACCCAATCAG TCTGTACCAGGTGTTTGTGCTTCCTGTGGAGGGGATTGTGATGTTCGACTGTTCCTCTCCTGCGAGCTCAGACATCTCGAGAAAAATAAAGTCCTCAGCAGAGTACATCACGGCCCAGATTGATGTGGGACATCTCGGGAGAGAGATGAACTTTACCGTAGGAGACGGACTCTACTATGGAGGCTTCTTTAATGCACCACTGCAAAATGGCAGAAACTATTATGTCATCGTCCGGGCTGTCAGTCAATGGAAATCG gctttaaaaagtgtgtgtgtcctgtgggCCAAAGTAAGAG GTACATCATACGTTCTGAGGGTCTCATCTCTATCTGCTGCTGCATCAGTAGGACTGGTTGCCGTGGTCATTTTGGGTGGATACTGTTTCACATGGTGTGAAAGATG GTTTTTCAAGAGGACGCGACACTCATAA
- the susd1 gene encoding sushi domain-containing protein 1 isoform X14 produces the protein MDGRNRAMIAALLLCVLAEFPAKGHILDVCATCHADATCDDKPDGPGKVCNCKYGFVGNGRTFCQDKDECQIGASKICGQHTTCHNTYGSYYCTCLAGFSPSNNLTVFIPNDGTHCQDDDECRIAGVCGEGARCRNLEGSFDCSCQLGYQVHNGLEPFNPHSDNASCRVVDCGKLATVEDTVLLSVTGTTYSSVATFVCEDGFIWRSGGNSSVCGADGVWKGPNMVCEDDDECRIAGVCGEGARCRNLEGSFDCSCQLGYQVHNGLEPFNPHSDNASCRVVDCGKLATVEDTVLLSVTGTTYSSVATFVCEDGFIWRSGGNSSVCGADGVWKGPNMVCEEVDCGPPPPLPHSHAVWSQSSRMGTEVVYQCNSGFHNVGTGDVSTCTSAGQWEGPSMLCQEIVCGSPPIIESTEQVWDGHSTPGSTVLYVCKEGFYYKDGLNISMCNENGQWTPPTLTCQDILCGDPPVLPHTGHIWNGSSSPGSVVTYYCKIGFYPSDGNNMSLCSINGYWTKTNFSCKEVDCGVPPPIPNSVPLWDDISTLGSQVVYECNSGYRRVGKGNISVCTASGDWDGASLLCQAKCGPAPFPPKSEVMWHNRSIVIHRCVDGYHSWRGSHISVCGSSGVWQTATLRCRETKPPVNHLSVLNEKCLRWRAAKYEEDKEVYQVTYEGSREYQRSFHDRGKQRLSSTADQLELCLNLLPVTNYSISITALSSRFTATISTNTSLTVPPAPVVYYSEFETPVPTLRLRRSPDTLDPISLYQVFVLPVEGIVMFDCSSPASSDISRKIKSSAEYITAQIDVGHLGREMNFTVGDGLYYGGFFNAPLQNGRNYYVIVRAVSQWKSALKSVCVLWAKVRGTSYVLRVSSLSAAASVGLVAVVILGGYCFTWCERWFFKRTRHS, from the exons AGATCTGTGGGCAGCACACCACCTGCCACAACACCTATGGCAGCTACTACTGTACCTGCTTGGCCGGCTTCAGCCCATCTAACAACCTGACCGTCTTCATCCCAAATGATGGAACCCACTGCCAGG ACGATGACGAGTGCAGGATCGCGGGCGTGTGTGGAGAAGGCGCTCGATGCAGGAACCTCGAGGGCAGTTTTGACTGCAGCTGCCAGCTGGGATATCAAGTCCACAACGGACTGGAGCCCTTCAACCCTCACAGCGACAACGCTTCCTGTCGAG TGGTCGACTGCGGCAAGCTGGCCACAGTGGAGGACACGGTGCTGCTGTCAGTCACAGGCACCACTTACAGCAGCGTGGCCACGTTTGTCTGTGAGGACGGCTTTATCTGGAGGAGCGGCGGCAACAGCTCTGTGTGCGGAGCTGATGGTGTGTGGAAAGGCCCCAACATGGTCTGTGAAG ACGATGACGAGTGCAGGATCGCGGGCGTGTGTGGAGAAGGCGCTCGATGCAGGAACCTCGAGGGCAGTTTTGACTGCAGCTGCCAGCTGGGATATCAAGTCCACAACGGACTGGAGCCCTTCAACCCTCACAGCGACAACGCTTCCTGTCGAG TGGTCGACTGCGGCAAGCTGGCCACAGTGGAGGACACGGTGCTGCTGTCAGTCACAGGCACCACTTACAGCAGCGTGGCCACGTTTGTCTGTGAGGACGGCTTTATCTGGAGGAGCGGCGGCAACAGCTCTGTGTGCGGAGCTGATGGTGTGTGGAAAGGCCCCAACATGGTCTGTGAAG AGGTCGACTGcggccctccccctcccctccctcactcccaCGCCGTGTGGAGCCAGAGCTCCAGAATGGGCACCGAGGTGGTTTATCAGTGTAACTCTGGATTTCATAATGTTGGAACGGGCGATGTGTCCACCTGTACTTCTGCTGGACAGTGGGAGGGACCGTCCATGCTCTGTCAAG aGATTGTGTGTGGAAGTCCTCCAATAATTGAATCCACCGAGCAGGTGTGGGACGGACACTCAACCCCTGGCAGCACTGTGCTCTATGTTTGTAAAGAGGGCTTTTATTACAAGGACGGACTTAATATATCGATGTGTAATGAAAACGGTCAGTGGACCCCACCAACTCTGACGTGTCAAG ACATATTGTGTGGGGATCCACCTGTACTGCCTCACACTGGACACATATGGAATGGCAGCTCCAGCCCTGGAAGCGTAGTGACTTACTACTGTAAAATAGGGTTTTATCCCAGTGATGGAAATAACATGTCATTGTGCTCAATAAATGGTTActggacaaaaacaaacttctcatgcaaag AAGTTGACTGCGGTGTGCCCCCACCCATCCCAAATTCTGTCCCGCTGTGGGATGACATCTCCACATTGGGCTCTCAGGTTGTTTATGAGTGTAACTCTGGATATCGCCGTGTTGGAAAAGGAAATATATCCGTTTGTACTGCCAGTGGAGATTGGGACGGAGCCTCTCTGCTCTGTCAAG CTAAATGTGGCCCGGCTCCCTTCCCTCCCAAATCAGAGGTGATGTGGCATAACAGAAGCATTGTGATCCACCGCTGTGTGGACGGGTACCACAGCTGGAGGGGCAGCCACATCTCTGTGTGCGGCAGCTCTGGGGTGTGGCAGACAGCTACGCTGAGATGCAGAG AAACAaagccacctgtcaatcacctaTCTGTCCTCAATGAAAAATGTCTGCGTTGGAGAGCAGCGAAGTATGAGGAGGACAAAGAAGTGTACCAG GTGACATACGAAGGATCCAGAGAGTACCAGAGGTCCTTTCATGACAGAGGGAAGCAGCGTCTGAGCTCTACGGCCGACCAGCTGGAGCTCTGTCTGAACCTGCTCCCAGTCACAAACTACAGCATCTCCATCACTGCGCTGTCCTCCAGATTCACTGCCACCATCTCCACTAACACCAGTTTAACAG TGCCTCCAGCACCAGTGGTCTACTACAGTGAGTTTGAGACCCCCGTACCGACTTTGAGGCTACGCAGATCACCCGACACACTGGACCCAATCAG TCTGTACCAGGTGTTTGTGCTTCCTGTGGAGGGGATTGTGATGTTCGACTGTTCCTCTCCTGCGAGCTCAGACATCTCGAGAAAAATAAAGTCCTCAGCAGAGTACATCACGGCCCAGATTGATGTGGGACATCTCGGGAGAGAGATGAACTTTACCGTAGGAGACGGACTCTACTATGGAGGCTTCTTTAATGCACCACTGCAAAATGGCAGAAACTATTATGTCATCGTCCGGGCTGTCAGTCAATGGAAATCG gctttaaaaagtgtgtgtgtcctgtgggCCAAAGTAAGAG GTACATCATACGTTCTGAGGGTCTCATCTCTATCTGCTGCTGCATCAGTAGGACTGGTTGCCGTGGTCATTTTGGGTGGATACTGTTTCACATGGTGTGAAAGATG GTTTTTCAAGAGGACGCGACACTCATAA
- the susd1 gene encoding sushi domain-containing protein 1 isoform X6, whose translation MDGRNRAMIAALLLCVLAEFPAKGHILDVCATCHADATCDDKPDGPGKVCNCKYGFVGNGRTFCQDKDECQIGASKICGQHTTCHNTYGSYYCTCLAGFSPSNNLTVFIPNDGTHCQDDDECRIAGVCGEGARCRNLEGSFDCSCQLGYQVHNGLEPFNPHSDNASCRVVDCGKLATVEDTVLLSVTGTTYSSVATFVCEDGFIWRSGGNSSVCGADGVWKGPNMVCEDDDECRIAGVCGEGARCRNLEGSFDCSCQLGYQVHNGLEPFNPHSDNASCRVVDCGKLATVEDTVLLSVTGTTYSSVATFVCEDGFIWRSGGNSSVCGADGVWKGPNMVCEEVDCGPPPPLPHSHAVWSQSSRMGTEVVYQCNSGFHNVGTGDVSTCTSAGQWEGPSMLCQEIVCGSPPIIESTEQVWDGHSTPGSTVLYVCKEGFYYKDGLNISMCNENGQWTPPTLTCQDILCGDPPVLPHTGHIWNGSSSPGSVVTYYCKIGFYPSDGNNMSLCSINGYWTKTNFSCKGKKKRNPPKRLSMLWLAVLFHCCFRLKNDTFLNIAISILIEVDCGVPPPIPNSVPLWDDISTLGSQVVYECNSGYRRVGKGNISVCTASGDWDGASLLCQEISCGPPLTLPHTNLRWDGTSRPGGVVLYECRDGFYQMSGNNISTCLLSGQWEEVSVKCKAKCGPAPFPPKSEVMWHNRSIVIHRCVDGYHSWRGSHISVCGSSGVWQTATLRCRETKPPVNHLSVLNEKCLRWRAAKYEEDKEVYQVTYEGSREYQRSFHDRGKQRLSSTADQLELCLNLLPVTNYSISITALSSRFTATISTNTSLTVPPAPVVYYSEFETPVPTLRLRRSPDTLDPISLYQVFVLPVEGIVMFDCSSPASSDISRKIKSSAEYITAQIDVGHLGREMNFTVGDGLYYGGFFNAPLQNGRNYYVIVRAVSQWKSALKSVCVLWAKVRGTSYVLRVSSLSAAASVGLVAVVILGGYCFTWCERWFFKRTRHS comes from the exons AGATCTGTGGGCAGCACACCACCTGCCACAACACCTATGGCAGCTACTACTGTACCTGCTTGGCCGGCTTCAGCCCATCTAACAACCTGACCGTCTTCATCCCAAATGATGGAACCCACTGCCAGG ACGATGACGAGTGCAGGATCGCGGGCGTGTGTGGAGAAGGCGCTCGATGCAGGAACCTCGAGGGCAGTTTTGACTGCAGCTGCCAGCTGGGATATCAAGTCCACAACGGACTGGAGCCCTTCAACCCTCACAGCGACAACGCTTCCTGTCGAG TGGTCGACTGCGGCAAGCTGGCCACAGTGGAGGACACGGTGCTGCTGTCAGTCACAGGCACCACTTACAGCAGCGTGGCCACGTTTGTCTGTGAGGACGGCTTTATCTGGAGGAGCGGCGGCAACAGCTCTGTGTGCGGAGCTGATGGTGTGTGGAAAGGCCCCAACATGGTCTGTGAAG ACGATGACGAGTGCAGGATCGCGGGCGTGTGTGGAGAAGGCGCTCGATGCAGGAACCTCGAGGGCAGTTTTGACTGCAGCTGCCAGCTGGGATATCAAGTCCACAACGGACTGGAGCCCTTCAACCCTCACAGCGACAACGCTTCCTGTCGAG TGGTCGACTGCGGCAAGCTGGCCACAGTGGAGGACACGGTGCTGCTGTCAGTCACAGGCACCACTTACAGCAGCGTGGCCACGTTTGTCTGTGAGGACGGCTTTATCTGGAGGAGCGGCGGCAACAGCTCTGTGTGCGGAGCTGATGGTGTGTGGAAAGGCCCCAACATGGTCTGTGAAG AGGTCGACTGcggccctccccctcccctccctcactcccaCGCCGTGTGGAGCCAGAGCTCCAGAATGGGCACCGAGGTGGTTTATCAGTGTAACTCTGGATTTCATAATGTTGGAACGGGCGATGTGTCCACCTGTACTTCTGCTGGACAGTGGGAGGGACCGTCCATGCTCTGTCAAG aGATTGTGTGTGGAAGTCCTCCAATAATTGAATCCACCGAGCAGGTGTGGGACGGACACTCAACCCCTGGCAGCACTGTGCTCTATGTTTGTAAAGAGGGCTTTTATTACAAGGACGGACTTAATATATCGATGTGTAATGAAAACGGTCAGTGGACCCCACCAACTCTGACGTGTCAAG ACATATTGTGTGGGGATCCACCTGTACTGCCTCACACTGGACACATATGGAATGGCAGCTCCAGCCCTGGAAGCGTAGTGACTTACTACTGTAAAATAGGGTTTTATCCCAGTGATGGAAATAACATGTCATTGTGCTCAATAAATGGTTActggacaaaaacaaacttctcatgcaaaggtaaaaaaaaaagaaatcctccaaAACGTTTGTCAATGCTGTGGTTGGCGGTGTTGTTCCATTGCTGTTTTAGACTAAAAAACGACACCTTTTTAAATATTGCTATTTCCATACTTATAGAAGTTGACTGCGGTGTGCCCCCACCCATCCCAAATTCTGTCCCGCTGTGGGATGACATCTCCACATTGGGCTCTCAGGTTGTTTATGAGTGTAACTCTGGATATCGCCGTGTTGGAAAAGGAAATATATCCGTTTGTACTGCCAGTGGAGATTGGGACGGAGCCTCTCTGCTCTGTCAAG AAATAAGCTGTGGCCCGCCACTAACCCTCCCCCATACTAACCTTCGTTGGGACGGCACCAGTAGGCCGGGAGGTGTGGTGCTGTATGAGTGCAGGGATGGATTTTACCAGATGAGTGGAAACAATATTTCAACATGTTTACTATCGGGACAGTGGGAGGAAGTATCTGTAAAGTGCAAAG CTAAATGTGGCCCGGCTCCCTTCCCTCCCAAATCAGAGGTGATGTGGCATAACAGAAGCATTGTGATCCACCGCTGTGTGGACGGGTACCACAGCTGGAGGGGCAGCCACATCTCTGTGTGCGGCAGCTCTGGGGTGTGGCAGACAGCTACGCTGAGATGCAGAG AAACAaagccacctgtcaatcacctaTCTGTCCTCAATGAAAAATGTCTGCGTTGGAGAGCAGCGAAGTATGAGGAGGACAAAGAAGTGTACCAG GTGACATACGAAGGATCCAGAGAGTACCAGAGGTCCTTTCATGACAGAGGGAAGCAGCGTCTGAGCTCTACGGCCGACCAGCTGGAGCTCTGTCTGAACCTGCTCCCAGTCACAAACTACAGCATCTCCATCACTGCGCTGTCCTCCAGATTCACTGCCACCATCTCCACTAACACCAGTTTAACAG TGCCTCCAGCACCAGTGGTCTACTACAGTGAGTTTGAGACCCCCGTACCGACTTTGAGGCTACGCAGATCACCCGACACACTGGACCCAATCAG TCTGTACCAGGTGTTTGTGCTTCCTGTGGAGGGGATTGTGATGTTCGACTGTTCCTCTCCTGCGAGCTCAGACATCTCGAGAAAAATAAAGTCCTCAGCAGAGTACATCACGGCCCAGATTGATGTGGGACATCTCGGGAGAGAGATGAACTTTACCGTAGGAGACGGACTCTACTATGGAGGCTTCTTTAATGCACCACTGCAAAATGGCAGAAACTATTATGTCATCGTCCGGGCTGTCAGTCAATGGAAATCG gctttaaaaagtgtgtgtgtcctgtgggCCAAAGTAAGAG GTACATCATACGTTCTGAGGGTCTCATCTCTATCTGCTGCTGCATCAGTAGGACTGGTTGCCGTGGTCATTTTGGGTGGATACTGTTTCACATGGTGTGAAAGATG GTTTTTCAAGAGGACGCGACACTCATAA
- the susd1 gene encoding sushi domain-containing protein 1 isoform X5 codes for MDGRNRAMIAALLLCVLAEFPAKGHILDVCATCHADATCDDKPDGPGKVCNCKYGFVGNGRTFCQDKDECQIGASKICGQHTTCHNTYGSYYCTCLAGFSPSNNLTVFIPNDGTHCQDDDECRIAGVCGEGARCRNLEGSFDCSCQLGYQVHNGLEPFNPHSDNASCRVVDCGKLATVEDTVLLSVTGTTYSSVATFVCEDGFIWRSGGNSSVCGADGVWKGPNMVCEEVDCGPPPPLPHSHAVWSQSSRMGTEVVYQCNSGFHNVGTGDVSTCTSAGQWEGPSMLCQDDDECRIAGVCGEGARCRNLEGSFDCSCQLGYQVHNGLEPFNPHSDNASCRVVDCGKLATVEDTVLLSVTGTTYSSVATFVCEDGFIWRSGGNSSVCGADGVWKGPNMVCEEVDCGPPPPLPHSHAVWSQSSRMGTEVVYQCNSGFHNVGTGDVSTCTSAGQWEGPSMLCQEIVCGSPPIIESTEQVWDGHSTPGSTVLYVCKEGFYYKDGLNISMCNENGQWTPPTLTCQDILCGDPPVLPHTGHIWNGSSSPGSVVTYYCKIGFYPSDGNNMSLCSINGYWTKTNFSCKEVDCGVPPPIPNSVPLWDDISTLGSQVVYECNSGYRRVGKGNISVCTASGDWDGASLLCQEISCGPPLTLPHTNLRWDGTSRPGGVVLYECRDGFYQMSGNNISTCLLSGQWEEVSVKCKAKCGPAPFPPKSEVMWHNRSIVIHRCVDGYHSWRGSHISVCGSSGVWQTATLRCRETKPPVNHLSVLNEKCLRWRAAKYEEDKEVYQVTYEGSREYQRSFHDRGKQRLSSTADQLELCLNLLPVTNYSISITALSSRFTATISTNTSLTVPPAPVVYYSEFETPVPTLRLRRSPDTLDPISLYQVFVLPVEGIVMFDCSSPASSDISRKIKSSAEYITAQIDVGHLGREMNFTVGDGLYYGGFFNAPLQNGRNYYVIVRAVSQWKSALKSVCVLWAKVRGTSYVLRVSSLSAAASVGLVAVVILGGYCFTWFFKRTRHS; via the exons AGATCTGTGGGCAGCACACCACCTGCCACAACACCTATGGCAGCTACTACTGTACCTGCTTGGCCGGCTTCAGCCCATCTAACAACCTGACCGTCTTCATCCCAAATGATGGAACCCACTGCCAGG ACGATGACGAGTGCAGGATCGCGGGCGTGTGTGGAGAAGGCGCTCGATGCAGGAACCTCGAGGGCAGTTTTGACTGCAGCTGCCAGCTGGGATATCAAGTCCACAACGGACTGGAGCCCTTCAACCCTCACAGCGACAACGCTTCCTGTCGAG TGGTCGACTGCGGCAAGCTGGCCACAGTGGAGGACACGGTGCTGCTGTCAGTCACAGGCACCACTTACAGCAGCGTGGCCACGTTTGTCTGTGAGGACGGCTTTATCTGGAGGAGCGGCGGCAACAGCTCTGTGTGCGGAGCTGATGGTGTGTGGAAAGGCCCCAACATGGTCTGTGAAG AGGTCGACTGcggccctccccctcccctccctcactcccaCGCCGTGTGGAGCCAGAGCTCCAGAATGGGCACCGAGGTGGTTTATCAGTGTAACTCTGGATTTCATAATGTTGGAACGGGCGATGTGTCCACCTGTACTTCTGCTGGACAGTGGGAGGGACCGTCCATGCTCTGTCAAG ACGATGACGAGTGCAGGATCGCGGGCGTGTGTGGAGAAGGCGCTCGATGCAGGAACCTCGAGGGCAGTTTTGACTGCAGCTGCCAGCTGGGATATCAAGTCCACAACGGACTGGAGCCCTTCAACCCTCACAGCGACAACGCTTCCTGTCGAG TGGTCGACTGCGGCAAGCTGGCCACAGTGGAGGACACGGTGCTGCTGTCAGTCACAGGCACCACTTACAGCAGCGTGGCCACGTTTGTCTGTGAGGACGGCTTTATCTGGAGGAGCGGCGGCAACAGCTCTGTGTGCGGAGCTGATGGTGTGTGGAAAGGCCCCAACATGGTCTGTGAAG AGGTCGACTGcggccctccccctcccctccctcactcccaCGCCGTGTGGAGCCAGAGCTCCAGAATGGGCACCGAGGTGGTTTATCAGTGTAACTCTGGATTTCATAATGTTGGAACGGGCGATGTGTCCACCTGTACTTCTGCTGGACAGTGGGAGGGACCGTCCATGCTCTGTCAAG aGATTGTGTGTGGAAGTCCTCCAATAATTGAATCCACCGAGCAGGTGTGGGACGGACACTCAACCCCTGGCAGCACTGTGCTCTATGTTTGTAAAGAGGGCTTTTATTACAAGGACGGACTTAATATATCGATGTGTAATGAAAACGGTCAGTGGACCCCACCAACTCTGACGTGTCAAG ACATATTGTGTGGGGATCCACCTGTACTGCCTCACACTGGACACATATGGAATGGCAGCTCCAGCCCTGGAAGCGTAGTGACTTACTACTGTAAAATAGGGTTTTATCCCAGTGATGGAAATAACATGTCATTGTGCTCAATAAATGGTTActggacaaaaacaaacttctcatgcaaag AAGTTGACTGCGGTGTGCCCCCACCCATCCCAAATTCTGTCCCGCTGTGGGATGACATCTCCACATTGGGCTCTCAGGTTGTTTATGAGTGTAACTCTGGATATCGCCGTGTTGGAAAAGGAAATATATCCGTTTGTACTGCCAGTGGAGATTGGGACGGAGCCTCTCTGCTCTGTCAAG AAATAAGCTGTGGCCCGCCACTAACCCTCCCCCATACTAACCTTCGTTGGGACGGCACCAGTAGGCCGGGAGGTGTGGTGCTGTATGAGTGCAGGGATGGATTTTACCAGATGAGTGGAAACAATATTTCAACATGTTTACTATCGGGACAGTGGGAGGAAGTATCTGTAAAGTGCAAAG CTAAATGTGGCCCGGCTCCCTTCCCTCCCAAATCAGAGGTGATGTGGCATAACAGAAGCATTGTGATCCACCGCTGTGTGGACGGGTACCACAGCTGGAGGGGCAGCCACATCTCTGTGTGCGGCAGCTCTGGGGTGTGGCAGACAGCTACGCTGAGATGCAGAG AAACAaagccacctgtcaatcacctaTCTGTCCTCAATGAAAAATGTCTGCGTTGGAGAGCAGCGAAGTATGAGGAGGACAAAGAAGTGTACCAG GTGACATACGAAGGATCCAGAGAGTACCAGAGGTCCTTTCATGACAGAGGGAAGCAGCGTCTGAGCTCTACGGCCGACCAGCTGGAGCTCTGTCTGAACCTGCTCCCAGTCACAAACTACAGCATCTCCATCACTGCGCTGTCCTCCAGATTCACTGCCACCATCTCCACTAACACCAGTTTAACAG TGCCTCCAGCACCAGTGGTCTACTACAGTGAGTTTGAGACCCCCGTACCGACTTTGAGGCTACGCAGATCACCCGACACACTGGACCCAATCAG TCTGTACCAGGTGTTTGTGCTTCCTGTGGAGGGGATTGTGATGTTCGACTGTTCCTCTCCTGCGAGCTCAGACATCTCGAGAAAAATAAAGTCCTCAGCAGAGTACATCACGGCCCAGATTGATGTGGGACATCTCGGGAGAGAGATGAACTTTACCGTAGGAGACGGACTCTACTATGGAGGCTTCTTTAATGCACCACTGCAAAATGGCAGAAACTATTATGTCATCGTCCGGGCTGTCAGTCAATGGAAATCG gctttaaaaagtgtgtgtgtcctgtgggCCAAAGTAAGAG GTACATCATACGTTCTGAGGGTCTCATCTCTATCTGCTGCTGCATCAGTAGGACTGGTTGCCGTGGTCATTTTGGGTGGATACTGTTTCACATG GTTTTTCAAGAGGACGCGACACTCATAA